One Kangiella geojedonensis DNA segment encodes these proteins:
- a CDS encoding response regulator transcription factor codes for MSENKQLLLVEDDEVFAQVLSRSLSTKAISVVVCHSVEEAKQRHQTLQLDYIILDLFLGDDSGLSILTELREHHPSSNILVLTGYASIATTVQAIKLGADNYLPKPATTKQILQALEEAPTATDKEHEAEPLSVDRLEWEHIQTVLAQHEGNVSATARALGMHRRTLQRKLAKKPSKK; via the coding sequence TTGAGCGAGAATAAACAACTGTTATTGGTTGAAGATGATGAAGTCTTTGCCCAGGTGTTAAGTCGATCTTTGTCTACAAAAGCCATCAGTGTCGTCGTGTGTCACTCGGTTGAGGAAGCAAAACAGCGACATCAAACGCTTCAACTGGATTACATCATTTTAGATCTCTTTCTAGGAGATGACTCAGGACTTTCAATATTAACAGAGCTACGAGAGCATCACCCCAGCAGTAACATCCTTGTTTTAACCGGATACGCCAGTATTGCCACTACGGTACAGGCGATTAAGCTTGGTGCAGATAATTACCTGCCAAAACCCGCCACAACGAAGCAAATACTGCAAGCTCTTGAAGAGGCACCAACAGCAACCGATAAGGAGCATGAGGCAGAACCTTTATCAGTTGATAGGCTTGAGTGGGAGCATATCCAAACTGTACTGGCCCAGCATGAGGGCAATGTTTCTGCCACCGCTAGAGCTTTAGGAATGCATCGACGAACCCTGCAACGAAAGCTAGCTAAGAAACCGTCAAAAAAATAA
- a CDS encoding sensor histidine kinase, with product MLWFVNPIHMMVWVLIVVQVCLLLSGWINQKLRLSQKALLINLLLDVALLGGYVYLTGGASNPLISLLLLPIVTASVALKRYLAVVVLVAAGLVYSLLYVIDQPQHHHASNFSSHLLGMWLVFIASAGLIFYVASYLSNAIRQQQKRIQQHEQRQLRDDYLMALGLSAADAAHQLNTPLSSLTVLLADMMESDRHDKQDMQLMQQQVQRCHQITQSIQQQFDELKSGQFRTIAIKELIGIVSRNFRLLYPDIQLVIDDQAIQGWVHSHIGLHSALLNLLDNAAKASKDSGKHEVHLQLSEDGHYCCIDIVDQGAGLAEDVIEHYGWRPRDERTGPSGMGIGTLISNASIEQVGGHLRVMPHKPGAKVRVALPLQTQSHGKDEGDQS from the coding sequence ATGCTGTGGTTTGTCAACCCTATCCACATGATGGTGTGGGTGCTGATCGTGGTGCAGGTTTGTCTGCTATTGTCGGGGTGGATTAACCAAAAATTACGGCTAAGTCAAAAGGCACTGTTAATTAACTTACTATTAGATGTCGCGCTTCTTGGTGGTTATGTTTATTTGACTGGTGGCGCATCCAACCCACTGATTTCTTTATTATTACTACCGATTGTTACCGCTTCGGTGGCTTTAAAGCGCTATTTGGCGGTGGTGGTGCTTGTCGCGGCCGGACTGGTGTACTCTTTATTGTATGTTATCGACCAACCACAACATCATCATGCCAGTAACTTCTCATCCCACCTTCTAGGTATGTGGCTGGTATTTATCGCCAGTGCGGGCTTGATTTTTTATGTCGCAAGTTACTTATCTAATGCCATTCGGCAACAACAAAAGCGAATTCAGCAACACGAGCAGCGCCAGTTGCGAGACGATTACCTGATGGCTCTTGGATTATCAGCAGCAGATGCAGCTCATCAGTTAAATACGCCTTTGTCGTCTTTGACGGTGTTACTCGCTGACATGATGGAAAGTGATCGCCACGACAAACAAGACATGCAACTCATGCAACAGCAGGTTCAGCGGTGCCATCAGATTACGCAATCGATACAGCAACAATTTGACGAGCTTAAATCCGGCCAGTTTAGAACTATCGCGATTAAAGAATTGATAGGTATTGTGTCTCGAAACTTCCGATTACTCTACCCTGACATTCAGCTGGTGATAGATGACCAAGCCATACAGGGCTGGGTGCACAGCCATATTGGCTTGCACAGTGCGCTACTGAATTTACTGGACAACGCTGCTAAAGCATCAAAAGATTCGGGCAAACATGAGGTCCACTTGCAACTCAGTGAAGATGGACATTATTGCTGTATTGATATCGTCGATCAGGGAGCAGGGTTAGCAGAAGATGTTATAGAACACTATGGGTGGCGTCCTCGTGATGAACGCACTGGTCCTAGCGGTATGGGAATTGGCACTTTGATTTCTAATGCCAGTATAGAGCAGGTCGGTGGGCACTTAAGAGTTATGCCACACAAGCCCGGAGCTAAGGTTCGCGTTGCTTTACCGCTACAGACTCAGAGTCACGGCAAAGACGAGGGAGACCAGTCTTGA
- the greB gene encoding transcription elongation factor GreB — protein sequence MKRSNLITAAGAVRLRNELAHLWKNLRPEVTRAINVAAAEGDRSENAEYIYRKKQLREIDRRVRYLQKRTAEMQVIEHTPSNQNKVFFGAQVTVSDDHNNETVYRIVGSDEFDAHPEYISVDSPMARALLGKELDDEVIVKLPEETKRLWIVDLHYPSPHE from the coding sequence ATGAAACGATCGAACCTGATTACAGCGGCAGGAGCTGTTCGCTTACGCAATGAATTAGCCCATCTGTGGAAAAACTTACGACCAGAAGTTACTCGTGCAATTAACGTCGCAGCCGCCGAAGGTGATCGCAGCGAGAACGCCGAATATATTTACCGTAAAAAACAACTCAGAGAGATTGATCGCCGGGTCCGATACTTACAAAAACGAACGGCTGAAATGCAAGTTATAGAACATACGCCAAGCAACCAGAATAAAGTGTTCTTTGGCGCTCAAGTAACTGTGTCCGATGACCATAACAACGAAACCGTTTATCGGATTGTCGGCTCGGATGAGTTTGATGCGCACCCCGAATATATTAGTGTCGACTCGCCAATGGCTCGGGCATTGCTGGGCAAAGAATTGGATGATGAAGTTATCGTCAAACTTCCCGAGGAGACAAAGAGGTTATGGATAGTGGATTTACACTACCCAAGCCCTCATGAGTAA
- a CDS encoding lipid A deacylase LpxR family protein, translating into MRYLVVAFGLTVLPIMVLKAEPKEEAFTGEEPGVGAFATLTLENDLFAGKDGGYTNGIGYSWGYGPYDDYADTSAPDWFIGMSDLLFIERDDPREKAVSFSIFQGMQTPEDIQAEGLIEDDLPYAGLLGWRSTLYAWDNDVADQFSIILGIVGPASLAEDTQKVVHRLTGSKKPQGWDNQLHNELVFSITGQRSWRFDMSNGEGFGTDFLTFVSGSVGTYNSEVATSAMVRFGSGLEETFPAVSILPGRDINPLAGSAGDHFYMFLGAQARYVFNDIFVDGNTYRDSHSVTLKHEGFTVSAGAVWNWEQWGMLFSVAETSSPFEEREGKGRFGSLSITYRF; encoded by the coding sequence ATGCGGTATCTTGTAGTAGCATTCGGTTTAACAGTATTACCTATAATGGTATTAAAAGCAGAACCAAAAGAAGAAGCTTTCACAGGCGAAGAGCCAGGCGTTGGGGCTTTTGCTACATTAACCTTGGAGAATGATCTTTTCGCGGGCAAAGATGGTGGTTATACCAACGGTATTGGTTATAGCTGGGGTTACGGACCTTATGATGATTATGCTGATACCAGCGCTCCGGATTGGTTTATTGGCATGAGCGACTTATTGTTCATTGAGCGCGATGACCCCCGCGAAAAAGCAGTGAGCTTTAGTATTTTTCAGGGAATGCAAACACCTGAGGATATTCAGGCGGAGGGACTGATTGAAGACGACTTACCCTATGCAGGATTACTCGGATGGCGCAGTACCTTGTATGCTTGGGACAACGATGTTGCTGATCAGTTTTCTATTATTCTAGGTATCGTTGGCCCAGCGTCTTTAGCAGAAGATACGCAGAAGGTCGTGCATAGATTGACAGGGTCGAAGAAACCGCAAGGATGGGATAACCAGCTGCATAATGAATTAGTGTTTAGTATTACAGGCCAGCGTAGCTGGCGGTTCGATATGAGCAATGGGGAAGGTTTTGGTACTGACTTTCTCACCTTTGTTAGCGGTAGTGTTGGCACTTATAATTCTGAAGTGGCTACTTCTGCCATGGTTCGCTTTGGCTCTGGCTTGGAAGAAACATTCCCAGCGGTAAGCATTTTGCCCGGTCGCGATATCAATCCTTTAGCAGGCTCTGCAGGCGATCATTTTTATATGTTTTTAGGAGCGCAAGCTCGTTATGTGTTTAATGATATCTTTGTTGATGGAAACACTTATCGGGATAGTCACTCAGTCACTCTAAAACACGAAGGGTTTACGGTTTCTGCCGGAGCCGTGTGGAATTGGGAGCAGTGGGGAATGCTGTTTTCGGTTGCTGAAACAAGTTCTCCTTTTGAAGAAAGGGAAGGTAAAGGGCGCTTTGGATCACTGAGTATTACTTATCGCTTTTAG
- the smrA gene encoding DNA endonuclease SmrA has translation MAQDDLDLFKKVLGDVKRIKNDRVNLHQPSDEPSLSQLARQESAVGRKPSHDPNYLSTDFVEPVEPNTWLEYKRSGVQEGVYKKLRLGKYDIQAHTDLHRLTVKEARDEVFYFIKACVKRGKRMVLITHGKGERSVPQAVLKSHVNHWLQQHDLVMAFHSAQQKHGGLGSVYVLLKKNELDKQLNREVYNKTT, from the coding sequence ATGGCACAAGATGATTTAGACTTATTTAAAAAAGTACTTGGCGATGTTAAGCGGATCAAGAATGATCGTGTCAACTTGCATCAGCCAAGTGATGAGCCTTCTCTATCACAGCTGGCACGACAAGAGTCAGCTGTAGGGCGTAAACCGAGTCATGACCCCAACTACTTAAGCACTGATTTTGTCGAGCCTGTTGAGCCAAATACCTGGTTGGAATATAAACGTTCGGGAGTTCAAGAAGGCGTTTACAAAAAATTGAGGTTGGGTAAGTATGATATACAAGCTCATACCGATTTGCACCGCTTGACCGTTAAGGAGGCGCGAGATGAAGTTTTTTATTTCATTAAAGCCTGCGTTAAACGGGGTAAGCGAATGGTATTGATTACTCACGGCAAGGGTGAAAGAAGTGTGCCTCAGGCTGTATTAAAGAGTCATGTTAATCACTGGTTGCAGCAACATGATTTAGTGATGGCTTTCCACAGTGCGCAACAAAAGCACGGTGGTTTAGGCTCGGTTTATGTACTGCTTAAGAAAAATGAATTGGATAAGCAGTTAAATCGTGAAGTCTATAATAAAACGACTTAA
- the uup gene encoding ATP-binding cassette ATPase Uup has product MSLVTLQQVEVGYGGPALLNKVDFTIEPGERICIIGRNGVGKSTLLKVVNREIIPDDGSLRFQEGVKVAKLTQEVPSDTTGSVFQVVSSGLGHVGELLQQFRELSVSTEASALDRMAQVQQKIEAEDGWAMDQRVQSVINRLGLEADADFKALSGGMKRRVLLAQALVEQPDVLLLDEPTNHLDIESIEWLEGFLKAYKGSILFITHDRRFLKSLATRIVEIDRGELTSWPGDYSNYLRRKEERLAAEEKQNAEFDKKLAQEETWIRQGIKARRTRNEGRVRRLEAARKERSERRNLIGNVDMKAQQAELSGKKVIEATSVSINYQGRQLIDDFSTLIMRGDKIGIVGPNGCGKSTLIKILLGDLKPDQGAVTLGTKLDIAYFDQHRAQLDETKSAMDNVSEGKDMMMINGKERHVISYMQDFLFTPERARAPITALSGGERNRLLLAKILARPSNLLILDEPTNDLDIETLELLEDMLENYGGTMLLVSHDRDFINNVVTSSIVFEGEGQVKEYIGGYDDWLRQRKSPQKTSSNDKAHKDQSAKVKPRQKSAKLSYKDQRELDKLPSDIADVEKKIEAVQADMASPEFYQQDKDTIAEVNAELENLEQKLERCFERWEELEAKKETLETGG; this is encoded by the coding sequence ATGTCTTTAGTTACCTTACAACAAGTCGAGGTTGGCTACGGTGGTCCAGCACTACTGAATAAAGTCGATTTCACCATAGAACCAGGCGAAAGAATTTGTATTATCGGGCGTAATGGCGTCGGTAAATCCACACTGCTTAAAGTCGTGAACCGAGAAATTATTCCTGATGATGGCTCTTTGCGTTTTCAAGAAGGCGTCAAAGTCGCCAAGTTAACGCAGGAAGTACCGTCCGATACAACCGGCTCTGTGTTTCAAGTGGTGTCTTCTGGCTTAGGCCATGTCGGAGAGCTACTGCAGCAATTCAGAGAACTCAGTGTCAGTACCGAGGCGTCGGCATTGGACAGAATGGCTCAAGTGCAGCAAAAAATCGAAGCCGAAGATGGTTGGGCGATGGACCAGAGGGTACAGTCTGTGATCAACCGGCTAGGATTAGAAGCCGACGCTGACTTTAAAGCTTTGTCAGGCGGTATGAAGCGCCGAGTATTACTAGCGCAAGCGTTAGTTGAGCAACCTGACGTCTTGTTGTTGGATGAGCCAACCAACCATTTGGATATTGAGTCTATCGAATGGCTAGAGGGCTTCTTGAAAGCTTACAAAGGTAGCATTTTATTTATTACGCACGATCGTCGCTTCCTAAAAAGCTTGGCCACACGAATCGTTGAAATTGACCGAGGTGAATTAACGTCGTGGCCAGGAGATTATAGTAATTATCTGCGCCGAAAAGAGGAGCGCTTAGCCGCTGAGGAAAAGCAAAACGCTGAGTTCGATAAAAAACTGGCACAAGAAGAAACCTGGATCCGACAAGGCATTAAAGCCCGACGTACTCGTAATGAAGGGCGTGTAAGGCGTTTAGAAGCGGCTCGCAAAGAACGGTCGGAGCGACGTAATCTGATTGGTAATGTTGACATGAAGGCGCAACAAGCTGAGCTTTCTGGAAAGAAAGTGATTGAAGCCACTAGCGTCAGCATCAACTACCAAGGGCGCCAACTGATTGATGATTTTTCTACGCTGATTATGCGTGGTGACAAAATTGGTATCGTCGGACCTAACGGTTGTGGCAAATCGACCTTGATCAAAATTTTATTGGGCGACTTGAAGCCGGACCAAGGAGCGGTCACTTTAGGCACTAAGCTAGATATTGCGTACTTTGATCAACACCGAGCACAGCTCGATGAAACGAAGTCGGCAATGGATAATGTGTCCGAAGGCAAGGACATGATGATGATTAATGGAAAAGAACGTCATGTTATCAGCTATATGCAGGACTTTTTATTCACACCAGAAAGAGCGCGAGCGCCGATTACGGCACTGTCGGGCGGTGAGCGCAACCGTTTACTACTAGCTAAGATTTTAGCGAGACCTTCTAATTTGCTCATTCTGGATGAGCCGACCAACGATCTTGATATTGAAACCTTAGAGTTACTCGAAGATATGCTAGAGAACTATGGCGGTACCATGTTACTGGTGTCGCATGACCGTGACTTTATTAACAACGTTGTTACTAGCAGTATTGTGTTTGAAGGTGAGGGACAAGTAAAAGAGTATATTGGTGGCTATGATGATTGGTTGCGTCAGAGGAAGTCTCCGCAAAAAACATCCAGCAATGATAAAGCTCATAAAGACCAATCTGCGAAAGTTAAGCCTCGTCAGAAATCTGCTAAGCTGAGTTATAAAGACCAGCGTGAGCTGGATAAGTTGCCCTCAGATATTGCAGACGTCGAGAAAAAGATTGAGGCGGTACAAGCAGATATGGCGTCTCCAGAGTTTTACCAACAGGATAAGGATACGATTGCTGAGGTAAATGCGGAGTTAGAAAATTTGGAGCAAAAGCTAGAGCGTTGCTTTGAACGTTGGGAAGAGTTGGAAGCTAAGAAAGAAACGCTTGAAACGGGTGGTTAA
- a CDS encoding class I SAM-dependent methyltransferase, producing MTIACPLCLSVQTEGYFQDKIRSYLACSSCYLIFVPEKYHLDNLQEKAIYDFHQNSPEDFGYQQFLNKLLIPLTSKLPTAAKGLDFGCGPGPTIKPMLESKGYHVSNYDLYYPSDEGALQSHYDFITCTEAIEHFNQPRKELMLMDSLLKPQGVLGFMTKRSTGKEAFANWHYKNDQTHICFFSEETFQWIADWLGYSLEFPGKDTAILRKP from the coding sequence ATGACTATCGCTTGCCCTCTTTGCCTATCAGTTCAGACTGAGGGCTATTTTCAAGACAAAATAAGGTCTTATCTTGCCTGTAGTAGCTGCTATTTAATTTTTGTCCCAGAAAAATACCACCTAGACAACCTTCAAGAAAAAGCAATCTATGACTTCCACCAGAACTCCCCCGAAGATTTCGGCTATCAACAGTTCCTCAACAAGTTACTGATTCCATTAACATCAAAGCTCCCTACCGCAGCTAAAGGACTCGACTTTGGGTGTGGCCCAGGACCGACAATTAAGCCGATGCTCGAATCAAAAGGTTATCACGTTAGCAATTACGACCTCTATTACCCAAGCGATGAAGGGGCCCTTCAAAGCCACTACGATTTTATAACGTGCACCGAGGCTATTGAACACTTTAACCAACCACGTAAAGAATTGATGTTAATGGACTCCCTACTTAAACCACAAGGCGTTCTGGGCTTTATGACCAAACGATCAACTGGGAAAGAAGCCTTTGCTAACTGGCACTATAAAAACGATCAGACGCACATCTGCTTTTTCTCAGAAGAGACTTTCCAATGGATTGCTGACTGGTTAGGTTACAGCCTTGAGTTTCCCGGCAAAGACACCGCTATCCTGCGAAAGCCGTAG
- a CDS encoding DUF4097 family beta strand repeat-containing protein, producing the protein MKTVNKWLGVASAVALGISSLAVLADETKKFSKTYEFSQNGSINLDNINGNVEVTGWDKDEILLEYTITADSADDIENVKVEVDHSKQDFDVDVDIESSDFMNWGGSSGEVSFSLKVPKGSRLDSIESVNGNIKIASVSGEIKAETVNGKIVIKNAAQDVKFGTVNGSVEVHLDELHSSNRIKGDSVNGDIEVYLPENDGFELRSETVNGDLTNDFGIEVDEGEYVGAEMDGSYKNGGASLKFDTVNGDIDVRKK; encoded by the coding sequence ATGAAAACAGTAAATAAATGGCTAGGTGTGGCCTCAGCGGTGGCGCTAGGGATTTCTTCCTTGGCTGTGTTGGCGGATGAAACTAAAAAGTTCTCTAAAACTTACGAGTTCTCTCAGAACGGCAGCATTAACCTAGATAACATCAATGGCAATGTTGAAGTCACTGGCTGGGACAAGGATGAAATTCTTTTGGAGTATACTATCACTGCTGATAGTGCCGATGACATTGAAAATGTCAAAGTTGAGGTAGACCACAGTAAGCAGGACTTTGATGTAGACGTTGATATAGAGTCTAGTGATTTTATGAACTGGGGCGGTAGTTCTGGCGAAGTTTCCTTTTCTTTAAAGGTGCCTAAAGGCTCGCGCTTAGATTCCATAGAGTCGGTTAATGGCAATATTAAAATTGCCAGTGTTTCAGGTGAAATTAAAGCTGAAACCGTGAACGGTAAAATTGTTATTAAAAACGCTGCACAAGATGTGAAGTTCGGCACCGTGAATGGTAGTGTTGAAGTGCATCTTGACGAATTACATAGCTCAAATCGTATTAAAGGTGACAGCGTAAATGGTGATATTGAAGTTTACTTGCCTGAGAACGATGGCTTTGAGCTGCGCTCAGAAACGGTGAATGGCGATTTAACTAATGACTTCGGAATTGAAGTGGATGAAGGTGAGTACGTGGGTGCGGAAATGGATGGCAGCTACAAAAATGGTGGTGCCAGCCTGAAGTTCGATACCGTAAATGGCGATATTGACGTTCGTAAAAAGTAG
- a CDS encoding AsmA family protein: MKRIFKWILGLLGTLVALILVLGIVAVIFFNSDELKNQIVKTVKAETTADLVIEQELSLGFFPWLQVETGGVTLSQPATFKSDKQLLKVEQVSASIKLMPLLSGDIEVGSVELSGAELNLLRDKSGRSNIEALVNAKDKKPAANEGETDSSSQPGALSLDSLSLKDFTLNQYDYNQQLSQSFRLTSLEVSDFEPETLTPVTAEGSLQAGNSQSEWGLSGDLWVGSNFKQFKVSQLDAELEGLSKQLQNIGLTGDLELSMEDKTTKLSHKGKIDLNGQPIDFQLNAGFSTFKDIDVKLSTERLQLENFLAATGGEKAPTQSGGLDLSPVADFLKRARVKGQLDVGELILKNATFSNVSANLRNKGSTLFLDPFKADAFQGHMETIASVNFASQPLALSVQPDFDNIQIGDLLVAFFELDKLSGLGELDLNMKTKGADVKQMLQNLNGTGNLTLSDGAFNGIDIEKLIQSGLSLQSLNKDNYSGKTSFANLSSNIKANQGFIEMPDFKLNSPVFDLTGKASTNANKETLAGNFQLVLKGKIKEAMEAKYPKLKGKKLPFELKGTWTEPKASIDIEALLKAEYQGKIDEKKKELEDKAKDELKDKLGDLFNRKKDTDQ, encoded by the coding sequence ATGAAGCGAATATTTAAATGGATTTTAGGTCTACTTGGCACTTTGGTAGCTTTAATCCTAGTTTTAGGCATCGTAGCCGTCATATTTTTCAACAGTGATGAGCTTAAAAATCAAATAGTTAAGACAGTAAAAGCTGAAACCACGGCAGATCTTGTGATTGAGCAGGAACTTTCACTAGGTTTCTTTCCTTGGTTACAGGTGGAAACCGGCGGTGTAACTTTATCCCAACCTGCTACTTTTAAGAGTGATAAGCAATTACTCAAAGTGGAACAAGTGTCAGCGAGTATTAAGTTAATGCCACTGTTGAGCGGTGATATTGAGGTGGGCTCGGTAGAGTTATCAGGAGCCGAACTGAATTTGCTACGCGACAAGAGTGGCCGTTCCAATATCGAAGCTTTAGTGAATGCAAAAGACAAGAAGCCAGCCGCGAATGAAGGCGAGACGGATAGCTCGAGTCAGCCTGGCGCTTTAAGTCTTGATAGTTTATCGCTAAAAGATTTCACGCTTAATCAATATGACTACAACCAACAGTTGAGTCAGAGCTTTCGTCTTACCAGTCTGGAAGTCAGTGACTTTGAACCTGAGACGCTAACACCAGTAACTGCTGAAGGCAGTTTACAAGCTGGAAATTCACAATCAGAATGGGGTTTATCAGGTGATTTGTGGGTTGGCTCGAACTTCAAGCAGTTTAAAGTCAGTCAATTAGATGCTGAGCTGGAAGGGCTGAGTAAGCAATTGCAAAACATTGGCCTAACGGGTGATCTTGAGTTAAGCATGGAGGATAAAACCACCAAACTTAGCCATAAAGGAAAGATCGACCTTAATGGTCAGCCGATCGATTTTCAATTAAACGCCGGATTTAGCACCTTTAAAGATATCGACGTTAAGCTTAGCACTGAGCGTTTGCAGTTAGAAAACTTCTTGGCGGCTACTGGTGGTGAGAAAGCACCAACACAATCTGGAGGTTTAGACTTATCGCCTGTCGCGGATTTCTTAAAACGCGCTCGAGTAAAAGGTCAGCTAGATGTTGGTGAACTGATACTTAAAAACGCGACTTTTAGTAATGTGTCTGCAAACTTGCGCAATAAAGGCAGCACGCTTTTCTTAGACCCTTTTAAAGCTGATGCTTTCCAAGGACACATGGAAACGATTGCCAGTGTTAATTTTGCGTCACAACCGCTCGCGCTTTCGGTACAACCTGACTTCGATAATATTCAGATTGGTGATTTGTTGGTGGCATTCTTTGAGCTGGATAAATTATCGGGTCTGGGTGAGTTAGACTTGAATATGAAAACTAAGGGTGCTGACGTTAAGCAGATGCTTCAGAACCTTAACGGTACAGGGAATCTGACATTAAGCGATGGTGCCTTTAACGGTATTGATATTGAGAAGCTGATTCAGTCAGGGTTGAGCTTACAGTCTTTGAATAAAGACAATTATAGTGGGAAAACCAGTTTCGCTAACCTGAGTAGTAATATTAAAGCCAATCAGGGATTCATAGAAATGCCTGACTTTAAGTTAAATTCCCCGGTGTTTGATTTGACTGGTAAAGCCTCGACCAATGCCAACAAAGAGACATTAGCGGGAAATTTCCAGCTAGTGTTAAAAGGGAAGATTAAAGAAGCAATGGAAGCAAAATATCCAAAGCTCAAAGGCAAAAAACTACCATTTGAGCTGAAAGGGACTTGGACGGAGCCGAAAGCGAGCATCGATATTGAAGCCTTACTAAAAGCAGAGTACCAGGGAAAGATTGATGAGAAGAAAAAAGAGTTAGAAGATAAGGCCAAGGATGAGTTGAAAGATAAGCTTGGTGACCTCTTCAATCGAAAAAAAGATACAGACCAGTAA
- a CDS encoding glutamine--tRNA ligase/YqeY domain fusion protein — translation MSETNSTEKTTENSTPTNFIRNKINQDLADGKNDGRVHTRFPPEPNGYLHVGHAKSICLNFGIAEDYQAPCNLRFDDTNPAKESEEFARSIEDDVRWLGFEWDGDVRHSSDYFDDLYGFAEDLIRKGLAYVDEQPAEDIAKNRGNFQTPGKNSPYRERPAEESLEQFRKMKAGEYADGQMVLRAKIDMSHPNMLMRDPVLYRIRRLHHIRTGDKWCIYPMYDFTHCISDAIENITHSLCTLEFEVNRPLYDWVLDHIDAPSRPQQIEFSRLNLAYTITSKRKLTQLVDEGKVDGWDDPRMPTIAGMRRRGYTPQSIRNFCKAVGISKVNSVSDMTLLEDAVRNDLNDTAERRMAVLDPIKVIITNYPEDKEEMLQGMNHPKIEEMGTRDLPFTRELYIDRADYRESANKKYKRLVKDGEVRLRNAYVIRADEAILDDNGEVKELHCTYDPDTLGKNPEGRKVRGVIHWVSAKYAKEATVRLYDRLFNVPNPGAMDDFNQALNPDSLSVIKAMVEPSVADAEPETRFQFEREGYFTTDRYENSSDNLVLNRTVTLRDSWNG, via the coding sequence ATGTCTGAGACTAACTCAACGGAAAAAACCACTGAAAATTCAACACCAACGAACTTTATCCGCAATAAGATCAATCAAGATCTAGCCGACGGTAAAAACGATGGTCGAGTGCATACGCGTTTCCCACCTGAGCCGAACGGCTACTTACACGTAGGTCATGCGAAATCCATCTGTTTAAACTTTGGAATTGCTGAAGATTATCAGGCGCCATGTAACTTGCGCTTTGATGATACGAATCCCGCTAAAGAAAGCGAAGAGTTCGCGCGTTCAATTGAAGATGACGTTCGCTGGCTAGGCTTTGAGTGGGATGGTGACGTGCGCCATTCTTCGGACTATTTTGATGATTTATATGGCTTTGCTGAAGATTTGATTCGCAAAGGCTTGGCGTATGTTGATGAGCAACCGGCTGAAGACATTGCTAAAAACCGAGGTAACTTCCAAACCCCGGGTAAAAATAGCCCTTATCGTGAGCGCCCAGCGGAAGAAAGCTTGGAGCAGTTCCGCAAGATGAAGGCGGGCGAGTACGCTGATGGGCAAATGGTATTACGTGCTAAAATTGATATGTCGCATCCCAATATGCTGATGCGCGATCCGGTTTTGTATCGCATTCGTCGTTTACATCATATTCGCACCGGTGATAAGTGGTGCATTTATCCCATGTATGACTTTACTCATTGTATTTCTGATGCAATAGAAAACATTACGCACTCACTGTGTACTCTTGAGTTTGAAGTGAATCGCCCTCTTTACGACTGGGTGTTGGACCATATTGATGCGCCTTCAAGGCCACAGCAAATTGAATTTTCGCGCTTAAATTTAGCTTACACTATTACTTCGAAACGCAAACTGACACAGTTGGTCGATGAAGGTAAAGTTGATGGCTGGGATGACCCTCGTATGCCAACCATTGCAGGTATGCGTCGTCGCGGTTACACGCCACAGTCGATTCGAAATTTCTGTAAAGCTGTTGGAATCAGTAAAGTGAATAGCGTCAGTGACATGACTCTACTCGAAGATGCTGTTCGAAACGATCTAAACGATACGGCAGAGCGTCGAATGGCGGTGCTTGACCCGATAAAGGTGATTATTACCAATTACCCTGAAGATAAAGAAGAAATGCTTCAGGGAATGAATCATCCTAAAATCGAAGAAATGGGCACGCGTGACTTACCATTTACTCGTGAGCTGTACATTGACCGTGCCGACTATCGTGAAAGTGCCAATAAAAAGTACAAGCGTTTGGTTAAAGATGGCGAGGTACGATTGCGCAACGCTTACGTGATCCGCGCTGATGAGGCGATTCTAGACGATAATGGCGAGGTTAAAGAGCTACACTGCACTTATGATCCTGATACCTTGGGTAAGAACCCAGAAGGTCGTAAGGTTCGAGGTGTGATTCACTGGGTTTCAGCGAAATACGCCAAAGAAGCGACTGTGCGGCTGTATGATCGCTTATTCAATGTGCCAAACCCTGGTGCTATGGACGACTTTAATCAAGCTTTAAACCCTGACTCGTTATCAGTGATCAAAGCGATGGTAGAGCCAAGCGTTGCAGATGCGGAGCCTGAGACTCGCTTTCAGTTTGAGCGAGAAGGTTATTTTACCACCGATCGTTATGAGAATAGCTCGGACAACTTGGTGTTGAACCGTACAGTAACGCTACGAGATTCTTGGAACGGTTAG